In Candidatus Pelagibacter sp. HIMB1321, a single genomic region encodes these proteins:
- a CDS encoding NADH-quinone oxidoreductase subunit M: MNFPIISALILLPTIGSLFLIFSKSNDQNNSTIKYVALFTSIVNFLLSIYLWYLFDPTTSAFQFVEDREWLIGIVNYKVGVDGISILFVVLTAFITPLCIISVNNSVKKRLRDFLIAILIMESFMIGVFCSLDLVIFYLFFEAGLIPMFLIIGIWGGPKRVYSAFKFFLYTLLGSVLMLVAIISIYWIAGTTDVEKLYQLGIDPKYQNLLWLAFFSSFAVKTPMWPVHTWLPDAHVEAPTAGSVLLAAILLKMAGYGFIRFSLGLFPIASDLFTPLIYVLSLIAIIFTSLIALMQEDMKKLIAYSSVAHMGFVTLGIFTIQQQGIEGSIIQMISHGLVSAALFLCVGVVYDRMHSRLISTYGGIVSIVPKYSVLFMLFTLAALGLPGTSGFIGEFLILMGAFKDNFLVAFVASLGVILGAAYMLWLYKRVVFGKLVNDDLNKLSDLDKSEYFILISLAIPTLFFGFYPEPLFNTIEVSINDLIEMYNSNLINK, translated from the coding sequence ATGAATTTTCCAATTATATCAGCATTAATACTCTTACCAACAATTGGTTCTTTATTTTTAATATTTTCAAAATCTAATGATCAAAATAACTCTACAATTAAATATGTTGCACTATTTACATCTATTGTAAATTTCTTGCTATCAATTTACCTTTGGTATTTATTTGACCCAACAACTTCAGCATTCCAATTTGTAGAAGATAGAGAATGGTTAATTGGTATTGTAAACTATAAAGTGGGTGTGGACGGAATATCAATTCTATTTGTGGTGCTAACAGCTTTCATAACGCCACTATGCATAATTTCAGTAAATAATAGTGTCAAAAAAAGATTAAGAGATTTTCTTATTGCAATTTTAATAATGGAATCTTTTATGATTGGAGTTTTTTGTTCATTAGATTTAGTAATTTTTTATTTGTTTTTTGAAGCTGGATTAATCCCAATGTTTTTAATAATTGGTATATGGGGAGGTCCTAAAAGGGTTTATTCCGCATTTAAGTTTTTCTTATACACACTTCTAGGATCTGTATTGATGCTTGTTGCAATAATCTCAATTTACTGGATTGCAGGAACAACAGATGTTGAAAAACTTTATCAACTTGGAATTGACCCTAAATATCAAAATCTTTTGTGGTTAGCTTTTTTCAGTTCATTTGCAGTAAAAACCCCAATGTGGCCAGTACATACTTGGCTTCCTGATGCTCATGTTGAAGCACCAACAGCAGGTTCTGTTTTATTAGCTGCAATTTTATTAAAGATGGCTGGATATGGTTTTATTAGATTTTCACTTGGATTATTTCCAATTGCTTCAGATTTGTTTACCCCATTAATTTATGTATTAAGCCTTATTGCTATAATTTTCACTTCACTTATCGCTTTAATGCAAGAAGATATGAAAAAATTAATTGCATACTCTTCTGTTGCCCATATGGGTTTTGTAACACTTGGAATTTTTACAATTCAACAACAAGGTATTGAAGGTAGTATAATTCAGATGATAAGTCATGGTCTTGTATCTGCTGCCCTGTTTTTATGTGTTGGAGTAGTCTATGACCGAATGCATTCAAGGCTGATAAGTACATACGGTGGAATTGTTTCGATTGTTCCAAAATATTCAGTTTTATTTATGTTATTTACTTTAGCCGCTCTTGGATTGCCAGGTACAAGTGGTTTCATTGGAGAATTTTTAATTTTGATGGGTGCTTTTAAAGACAACTTTTTGGTTGCTTTTGTTGCTAGTTTAGGGGTGATTTTAGGTGCTGCCTATATGTTATGGTTATATAAAAGAGTTGTATTTGGAAAACTAGTAAATGATGATTTAAACAAATTATCAGATCTTGATAAATCGGAATATTTTATTTTGATTAGTTTAGCAATACCAACTTTATTTTTTGGTTTCTATCCCGAACCTTTGTTTAATACTATTGAAGTATCAATAAATGATCTTATAGAAATGTATAATTCAAATTTAATTAATAAATAA
- the nuoN gene encoding NADH-quinone oxidoreductase subunit NuoN gives MENLNLIIPEIFVSLTIMFLLVLGVFKKNSFGLIHNLTLMVLLITSIIVFNETINIQETYLFNNSIIIDYLSSFMKIITLLAAFIVLAISKKYLDDFKISKIEYPILILSSVLGMMVMISSNDLIIFYMGLELQSLALYVLATFNRNNLKSSEAGLKYFVLSALSSGLLLYGCSLIYGFSGSTNFEIIASQLNSSDYALTFGIVFILVGLAFKISAVPFHMWAPDVYEGSPTTVTLFFTMVPKIAALTVFIRFLYVPFLNLIDQWQTILVFLSIASMLFGAIAAIGQKNIKRLIAYSSIGHIGYALAGVASATNDGIQSSVIYLTIYVLMNLGLFSCLLMLRRNDSYYESIDDLSGLSKNHPILSFSLLVILFSLAGIPPLAGFFAKFYVFKAVIEQSMYFLAIVGLLSTVIAAFYYLRIIKIIYFDPEKEKYDHDHSPWLKFSLILSTILILFYFISPSQLVEIVSRINFI, from the coding sequence ATGGAAAACCTAAACTTAATAATACCAGAAATATTCGTCTCTTTAACAATAATGTTTTTATTAGTGCTTGGTGTATTCAAAAAAAATAGTTTTGGATTAATTCATAATTTGACATTAATGGTTTTGTTAATAACAAGTATAATTGTTTTTAATGAAACTATAAATATCCAAGAAACATATTTATTTAATAATAGTATAATAATTGATTATCTTTCATCATTTATGAAGATAATTACTTTGTTAGCTGCATTTATAGTTTTAGCAATCTCAAAAAAATATTTAGATGATTTTAAAATTTCAAAAATTGAATATCCAATTTTAATTTTAAGCTCAGTTTTAGGAATGATGGTAATGATAAGCTCAAATGATTTAATTATTTTTTATATGGGTTTAGAGTTACAATCTTTAGCTCTGTATGTTTTAGCTACGTTCAATAGAAACAATCTTAAATCTTCTGAAGCTGGATTAAAATATTTTGTTTTAAGTGCACTTTCTTCAGGACTTTTATTATATGGATGTTCATTAATTTATGGATTTTCAGGATCAACAAATTTTGAAATTATTGCTTCACAACTTAATTCTTCAGACTACGCATTAACTTTTGGAATTGTTTTTATTTTAGTTGGTTTAGCCTTTAAAATATCAGCAGTGCCATTTCATATGTGGGCACCTGATGTCTACGAGGGTTCACCCACAACTGTTACATTATTCTTCACTATGGTACCAAAAATTGCTGCTTTAACTGTATTTATAAGATTTTTATATGTACCTTTTTTAAATCTAATAGATCAATGGCAAACAATCTTAGTATTTTTATCAATAGCTTCGATGTTGTTTGGTGCAATAGCAGCTATTGGACAAAAAAACATAAAAAGACTTATTGCTTATAGTTCAATTGGTCATATTGGATATGCTTTAGCGGGTGTAGCATCAGCAACTAATGATGGTATTCAAAGTTCTGTTATTTACTTAACTATCTATGTTTTAATGAATCTAGGTCTTTTTTCTTGCTTATTAATGCTGAGAAGAAATGATAGTTATTATGAAAGTATAGATGATCTTTCAGGCTTATCAAAAAACCATCCAATATTATCTTTTTCACTTTTAGTTATCCTATTTTCATTAGCAGGAATACCACCACTTGCAGGCTTCTTTGCAAAGTTTTATGTTTTCAAGGCAGTGATAGAACAATCAATGTATTTTTTAGCTATAGTTGGATTATTATCTACAGTCATAGCTGCTTTTTATTATTTAAGAATAATTAAAATTATTTATTTTGATCCTGAAAAAGAAAAATATGATCATGATCATAGTCCTTGGTTAAAATTTTCTCTCATTTTATCAACTATATTAATTCTTTTTTACTTTATTTCACCTAGTCAGCTTGTTGAAATAGTTTCAAGAATTAATTTCATTTGA
- a CDS encoding biotin--[acetyl-CoA-carboxylase] ligase has protein sequence MKFKKFIFKKVNSTNLTAINILKKTKLNYGMIVADLQSKGKGQYGRKWISIKGNLFVSFFYNLDKIDLSLKKLTKLNSNLVKKTISNFYKKKILFKEPNDLLINGKKICGILQETIYKKENKFLVIGIGINILKNPVILDYPTTNLCEITGKNIKKNDVEKLLKFNFEKKFYNYFRNK, from the coding sequence ATGAAATTTAAGAAATTTATTTTTAAAAAAGTAAACAGTACTAACCTTACCGCAATCAATATTCTAAAAAAAACAAAACTGAATTATGGAATGATAGTGGCTGATTTACAGAGCAAAGGTAAAGGACAATATGGTCGTAAATGGATATCTATTAAAGGTAATTTATTTGTAAGTTTTTTCTATAATCTTGATAAAATAGATTTATCATTAAAGAAATTAACAAAATTAAACTCTAATTTGGTTAAAAAAACTATCTCAAATTTTTATAAAAAAAAAATTCTCTTTAAGGAACCAAATGATTTATTGATAAATGGAAAGAAAATTTGTGGAATATTACAAGAGACAATCTATAAAAAAGAAAATAAGTTTTTAGTTATTGGTATAGGCATCAATATCTTAAAAAACCCTGTGATTTTAGATTATCCAACCACAAATCTTTGTGAAATTACAGGTAAGAATATCAAAAAAAATGATGTAGAAAAGTTATTGAAATTTAATTTTGAAAAAAAGTTTTATAATTATTTTAGAAATAAATAA
- a CDS encoding type III pantothenate kinase produces the protein MYLIGDIGNSEIKICLLNNNKKIIQKISFPNNKISLKKISHNFKKINRYFLRIEKILFCSVVPSTFKLVKNFLNKQTKIKCYEIKELKLSTLIDIKVNYKQVGSDRLANAISLINNNKNYIIIDLGTATTFDVLINKSYRGGIIAPGIKLSLNTLSDRASLIPKINLINIKKVIGVDTVSAVRSGFFWGYAGLIDNIINLIKKEVRKPFDIIITGGFAELIKSPIKTKVKIDKNITIKGLIKTLEIL, from the coding sequence ATGTATTTAATTGGAGATATAGGAAATTCTGAAATTAAAATTTGTTTATTAAATAATAATAAAAAGATTATTCAAAAAATTAGCTTTCCAAATAATAAGATTTCATTAAAAAAAATTTCACATAATTTTAAAAAAATTAATAGATATTTTTTAAGAATAGAAAAAATATTATTTTGTAGTGTTGTTCCAAGTACTTTTAAGCTAGTCAAAAATTTTTTAAATAAACAAACCAAAATTAAGTGTTATGAAATTAAAGAATTGAAATTGTCGACATTAATTGACATTAAAGTAAATTATAAGCAAGTTGGATCTGATAGGTTAGCTAATGCAATTAGCTTAATTAATAATAACAAAAACTACATTATTATAGATTTAGGAACAGCTACTACATTTGATGTATTAATCAATAAATCATATAGAGGTGGTATTATCGCACCTGGTATTAAATTATCATTAAATACTCTTTCTGATAGAGCAAGCCTAATTCCAAAAATTAATTTGATAAATATAAAAAAAGTCATTGGTGTAGATACTGTCTCAGCGGTAAGATCAGGTTTTTTTTGGGGATATGCTGGTTTGATTGACAATATTATTAATTTAATTAAGAAAGAAGTAAGAAAACCTTTTGACATAATAATCACAGGAGGTTTTGCAGAATTAATTAAAAGTCCTATTAAAACGAAAGTAAAAATAGACAAAAACATAACTATCAAAGGTTTAATAAAAACTTTAGAAATTTTATAA
- a CDS encoding ribonuclease J: MKDELLFCPLGGSGEIGMNMNLFGYGQTGDHKWVMVDIGVTFADDTIPGVDLIYPDPGFIVERKDNLLGIVLTHAHEDHIGAIAHLWPKLKCKIFATPFTAVLIREKFKEKHIDITNDLKIVELNGTVKLEPFDIEYITLTHSILEPNGLRIKTPAGVILHTGDWKVDPNPLIGENINAQRLKEIGEEGVLAMICDSTNVFSAGRSGSESDVRKNLLNVMSRLNKRIIITSFASNVARMATAFYCAEKTGRQISLVGRSMHRIYKAARQCGYLKDTIEPIDPREAKKFSREKIVYLCTGSQGEPMGAMMRISSYTHPDVFIEKGDAVIFSSKIIPGNEKKLYKLHNQLVKDGIEVISEETEFIHVSGHPNREDLKDMYQWVKPKCVIPVHGEHRHMIEHINFAKEMKVPNPVQVENGDIVRLYPGDKPEVYDKAPSGRLYLDGNISVDEDAQSIKDRKNLSANGYLEVTILITPKGNIHNNPVLNFRGLPIDDRDEFIYGIEDEIEKTVKTFKIGSKQQEHNLIDALKVCCRKFSKDKTGKKPFTNINLVRI, translated from the coding sequence ATGAAAGACGAGCTACTTTTTTGTCCTTTAGGTGGATCTGGTGAAATAGGTATGAATATGAATTTATTTGGTTATGGTCAAACAGGTGACCATAAGTGGGTTATGGTTGATATTGGTGTAACTTTTGCCGATGATACTATTCCAGGTGTTGATTTAATATATCCTGATCCAGGTTTTATTGTTGAGAGAAAAGATAATTTATTAGGTATAGTTTTAACACACGCTCATGAAGACCATATTGGAGCCATTGCTCATTTATGGCCTAAACTAAAATGTAAAATCTTTGCAACACCTTTTACAGCTGTTCTAATCAGAGAAAAATTTAAAGAAAAACATATTGATATTACAAATGACCTTAAGATTGTTGAGCTAAATGGAACAGTAAAACTAGAACCTTTTGATATTGAATATATTACTTTAACTCATTCGATTTTAGAACCTAACGGACTAAGAATAAAGACACCAGCCGGTGTTATCCTGCACACAGGTGATTGGAAAGTAGATCCCAATCCATTAATTGGTGAAAATATTAATGCTCAAAGATTGAAAGAGATAGGCGAAGAGGGTGTACTTGCAATGATTTGCGACTCTACTAATGTTTTTAGCGCTGGAAGATCTGGTTCAGAGTCTGATGTTAGAAAAAATCTTTTAAATGTAATGAGTAGGCTAAATAAAAGAATAATTATCACATCATTTGCATCAAATGTAGCAAGAATGGCAACAGCCTTTTATTGTGCAGAAAAAACAGGAAGACAAATTTCTCTAGTGGGTAGATCCATGCATCGAATTTATAAAGCTGCAAGACAATGTGGTTATTTAAAGGATACCATTGAACCGATCGATCCCAGAGAAGCTAAAAAATTTTCAAGAGAAAAAATTGTATATCTATGTACAGGTAGTCAAGGTGAACCAATGGGCGCTATGATGAGAATTTCTAGTTACACTCATCCAGATGTTTTTATAGAAAAAGGAGATGCAGTCATTTTTTCCTCAAAAATTATTCCTGGAAATGAAAAAAAATTATACAAATTACATAACCAATTAGTAAAAGATGGCATTGAAGTAATTTCTGAAGAAACAGAGTTTATTCATGTATCTGGTCATCCAAATCGGGAAGATTTAAAAGATATGTATCAGTGGGTAAAACCGAAATGTGTAATACCAGTCCATGGTGAGCATAGACACATGATTGAACACATTAATTTTGCAAAAGAAATGAAAGTTCCTAATCCAGTTCAAGTTGAAAATGGAGATATTGTTAGGTTATATCCTGGAGACAAACCTGAGGTATATGATAAAGCTCCAAGTGGCAGATTATATTTAGATGGAAATATAAGTGTTGATGAAGATGCTCAATCAATAAAAGATAGAAAAAATTTAAGTGCTAATGGGTATTTAGAGGTAACAATCCTAATAACACCAAAAGGCAACATACATAATAATCCTGTTTTGAATTTTAGAGGATTGCCAATAGATGACAGAGATGAATTTATTTATGGTATTGAAGATGAAATTGAAAAAACAGTTAAGACTTTTAAAATAGGAAGTAAACAACAAGAACATAACTTAATTGATGCATTAAAAGTTTGCTGTCGTAAGTTTTCAAAAGATAAAACTGGTAAAAAACCTTTCACTAACATTAATTTAGTTAGAATTTGA
- a CDS encoding DUF1467 family protein codes for MSYTGLAIIYIIIWWVVFFAILPIDVNRTKPIKIDGEDPGSPENPKMLKKFIYCTGITTIIFMIIYLLMRFEYLNLRNIIS; via the coding sequence ATGAGTTATACCGGATTAGCGATAATCTATATAATTATTTGGTGGGTAGTGTTTTTTGCTATTTTACCAATTGATGTTAATCGAACAAAACCAATCAAAATTGATGGTGAAGATCCAGGATCTCCAGAAAATCCTAAAATGCTAAAAAAATTTATTTATTGTACTGGAATAACCACTATTATTTTTATGATAATTTATCTATTAATGAGATTTGAATACTTGAATTTAAGAAATATAATTAGCTAA
- the proS gene encoding proline--tRNA ligase, whose product MYLSKSFIPILKNNPSEAKIKSHQLMLRVGMIKQSSAGIYSWLPLGFKVMKKIEQIVREEQNRIGVQEILMPTIQSSEIWKESGRYEDYGEEMLRIKDRQNREMLYGPTNEELVTDIFRASVKSYKSLPQLLYHIQWKFRDEVRPRFGIMRGREFYMKDAYSFDISDEEAFFSYNKFFLSYLRTFKRLDLTAIPMAADTGPIGGNLSHEFIILADTGESKIFTDKRIFELDSDGTNVDKEALKDLRKKYEKFYAVTDEKFNEKEFEEKVSQENRLITKGIEVGHIFYFGDKYSKPMGASVDLPGGKKDFVKMGSYGIGVSRLVGAIIEAKYDEKSEIMKWPISVAPYEVSIIPMINKNDQSALEKAVNISKELMVNNIVSIIDDTEENFSSKMRKMNLIGSPFQIIIGKQTDADLVEFKETGNEAKKIKLEEAIKIIKEQKVSN is encoded by the coding sequence ATGTACTTATCAAAATCATTCATACCTATACTTAAAAATAATCCTTCAGAAGCAAAAATAAAATCTCATCAATTAATGCTCAGAGTTGGCATGATAAAACAATCCTCAGCAGGAATTTATTCATGGCTTCCATTAGGTTTTAAAGTGATGAAAAAAATTGAACAAATCGTAAGAGAAGAGCAAAATCGTATTGGTGTTCAAGAAATTTTAATGCCAACTATTCAATCTAGTGAAATCTGGAAAGAAAGCGGACGATATGAAGATTATGGTGAAGAAATGCTTCGAATTAAGGATCGTCAAAATAGAGAGATGCTTTATGGACCAACAAATGAAGAATTAGTTACTGATATTTTTCGAGCATCAGTTAAATCTTACAAGTCATTACCACAATTGCTTTATCATATTCAATGGAAATTTAGAGATGAAGTTAGACCTAGATTTGGAATTATGAGAGGTCGCGAATTTTATATGAAAGATGCGTATTCATTTGATATTTCAGATGAAGAGGCCTTTTTTTCTTATAATAAATTTTTTCTTTCATATTTAAGAACATTTAAGAGATTGGATCTAACAGCAATTCCAATGGCAGCCGATACAGGACCAATTGGTGGAAATCTTTCACATGAATTTATTATTTTAGCAGATACTGGTGAAAGTAAAATTTTTACAGATAAAAGAATTTTTGAATTAGATAGTGATGGAACAAATGTTGATAAAGAGGCTTTAAAAGATTTAAGAAAAAAATATGAAAAATTTTATGCAGTAACCGACGAAAAATTTAACGAAAAGGAATTTGAGGAAAAAGTTTCACAAGAAAATAGATTAATTACTAAAGGTATTGAGGTAGGCCACATATTTTACTTTGGAGACAAGTACTCTAAACCAATGGGTGCATCAGTTGATTTACCTGGTGGAAAAAAAGATTTTGTAAAAATGGGTTCATATGGAATTGGTGTATCAAGATTGGTTGGTGCAATAATAGAAGCAAAATACGATGAAAAAAGTGAAATCATGAAATGGCCAATTTCTGTTGCTCCATATGAAGTTTCTATAATACCTATGATTAATAAAAATGATCAAAGTGCCCTTGAAAAAGCAGTCAACATTTCAAAAGAACTAATGGTTAATAATATTGTTTCAATTATTGATGATACAGAAGAAAATTTTTCATCAAAAATGAGAAAAATGAATTTAATAGGATCACCATTTCAAATAATTATTGGAAAACAAACTGATGCTGATTTAGTAGAGTTTAAAGAGACAGGAAATGAAGCTAAGAAAATTAAATTGGAAGAAGCTATCAAAATTATAAAAGAACAAAAAGTATCAAATTGA
- a CDS encoding lipoprotein-releasing ABC transporter permease subunit, whose amino-acid sequence MISTLEKEITFRFLKTRKKDGFLNVISIFSFIGISLGVAVLIIVMSVMNGFRTELINKIVGFNPHATIKPYDKPLEYKNLNSALTSISKDLILSNSSEAIVIREQNSKGVLLRGYLEEDFSKLDLINNKNFLGDKKNFKNNSISIGKELSFNLDLDIGDSITLMSSSGVETIIGNLPKQKKFIITSIFESGLADFDNNVIFLNLNTLEEFSNLSSDDRNLEIYLMNPKNIDVQKKMIQKLYPNDLVFTWADMNRSLFSALKVERNVMFIILSLIIIVAAFNIISGLTILVKNKTRDIAILKSIGVLNRSIVKIFFLVGVIIGTTATFFGIIIGVTFSFYVENLRAFLSSAFDLTLFPEEIYFLSTMPSEININSIFLISICSIFITVFVSIFPAIKAAKLDPVKSLKYE is encoded by the coding sequence TTGATTTCAACACTTGAAAAAGAAATTACTTTTAGATTTTTAAAAACTAGAAAAAAAGACGGTTTTTTAAACGTTATTTCTATTTTTTCTTTTATAGGAATAAGCTTGGGTGTTGCTGTACTGATCATTGTGATGTCAGTGATGAATGGTTTTAGGACAGAATTAATTAATAAAATTGTAGGATTTAACCCCCATGCGACAATCAAACCCTACGACAAACCTTTAGAATATAAAAATTTAAACAGTGCTTTAACCTCAATTTCTAAAGATTTGATATTGAGCAATTCTAGTGAAGCAATTGTTATTAGAGAACAAAATTCAAAAGGAGTTCTTTTGAGAGGTTACCTTGAAGAGGATTTTTCTAAGCTTGACCTAATTAATAACAAAAATTTCTTAGGAGATAAAAAAAATTTTAAAAATAATTCAATTTCGATTGGAAAAGAATTAAGTTTTAATCTTGATTTAGATATTGGTGACAGTATTACATTAATGTCATCTTCTGGAGTTGAAACAATAATTGGCAATTTACCTAAACAAAAAAAATTTATTATCACATCAATTTTTGAAAGCGGTTTAGCTGATTTTGACAATAATGTTATTTTTTTAAATCTTAATACCCTTGAGGAATTTTCCAATCTATCATCTGATGATCGTAACTTAGAAATTTATTTAATGAACCCAAAAAACATTGATGTACAAAAAAAGATGATTCAAAAACTTTATCCAAATGATTTAGTTTTTACTTGGGCTGATATGAATAGATCTCTATTCTCAGCGCTTAAAGTTGAAAGAAATGTAATGTTTATTATTTTGTCATTAATTATTATCGTTGCAGCATTCAATATTATTTCTGGACTCACAATTTTAGTGAAAAATAAAACTAGAGATATTGCTATCTTGAAATCAATCGGTGTTTTGAATAGATCTATAGTTAAGATTTTTTTTCTAGTTGGTGTAATTATTGGAACAACAGCAACTTTTTTTGGTATCATTATTGGAGTAACTTTTTCTTTTTATGTTGAAAATCTAAGAGCTTTTTTAAGTTCAGCTTTTGATCTGACTTTATTTCCAGAAGAAATTTATTTTTTAAGTACTATGCCATCTGAAATCAACATCAATTCAATTTTTTTAATTTCAATATGTTCAATTTTTATTACAGTATTTGTTTCAATTTTTCCTGCAATTAAAGCTGCAAAACTTGATCCAGTTAAATCTTTAAAATATGAATAA
- a CDS encoding ABC transporter ATP-binding protein — protein MNKFIELKNLSKTFFDKKNINVLKKINFKFKLGKIYSLMGPSGSGKSTLLNLISLIDKPTNGFIKFLDKTIDFDLKEENDIFRANNIGIIYQQDNLLNDFTALENVYFSCLASGLEKNLSIIKAKNILKKVGLSNRIDHYPNELSGGEKQRVSISRALVNEPNIILADEPTGSLDKKAADEIFDLLKKQITPNRLILFATHNRFLAKKSDCLLEIVDGKLKSTNA, from the coding sequence ATGAATAAATTTATTGAATTAAAAAATTTATCTAAAACTTTTTTTGATAAAAAAAATATTAATGTTTTAAAAAAAATAAACTTCAAGTTTAAATTAGGAAAAATTTATTCTTTGATGGGCCCTTCTGGTTCAGGAAAATCAACATTACTTAATTTAATTTCATTAATTGATAAACCAACAAATGGCTTTATTAAATTTTTAGATAAAACAATAGATTTTGATTTGAAAGAGGAAAATGATATTTTCAGGGCAAATAATATTGGAATAATATATCAACAAGATAATTTACTGAATGATTTTACTGCACTAGAAAACGTCTATTTCTCATGTTTAGCATCAGGTCTAGAAAAAAATCTTTCAATAATTAAAGCAAAAAATATTTTAAAAAAAGTTGGTCTGAGTAATAGAATTGATCATTATCCAAATGAGCTTTCAGGCGGTGAAAAACAGAGAGTTTCCATTTCAAGAGCTTTAGTTAACGAACCAAATATTATACTTGCTGACGAACCAACTGGCAGTTTGGATAAAAAAGCTGCTGATGAAATTTTTGATTTATTAAAAAAACAAATTACACCAAATAGATTGATATTATTTGCAACTCATAATAGATTTCTTGCAAAAAAGTCAGATTGCTTATTGGAAATTGTTGATGGGAAGTTAAAATCAACAAATGCTTGA